One segment of Deltaproteobacteria bacterium DNA contains the following:
- a CDS encoding cold shock domain-containing protein — protein MAQGTVKWFNDAKGYGFIAQEGGPDVFVHFSAIKADGFRSLKEGERVEFEITEGPKGPQAANVTKP, from the coding sequence GTGGCACAAGGAACGGTGAAGTGGTTCAACGACGCGAAAGGGTACGGGTTCATCGCACAGGAGGGTGGTCCGGACGTGTTCGTGCATTTCAGCGCGATCAAGGCGGACGGCTTCCGCTCCCTGAAAGAGGGCGAGCGCGTCGAGTTCGAGATCACCGAAGGCCCCAAGGGCCCGCAGGCCGCCAACGTCACCAAGCCGTAA